A DNA window from Vibrio cidicii contains the following coding sequences:
- the fadB gene encoding fatty acid oxidation complex subunit alpha FadB has protein sequence MIYQAETLQVKELHDGIAELTFCSPNSVNKLDLATLESLDKALDALSTHAGLKGLMLTSDKEAFIVGADITEFLGLFAKPEEELDQWLKFANSIFNKLEDLPVPTISVLTGHTLGGGCECVLATDLRIGDATTSIGLPETKLGIMPGFGGCVRLPRVIGADSAMEIITQGKACRAEEALKIGLLDAVVDSASLRESALHTLTQAINEQLDWKTRRTQKTSPLTLSKLEAMMSFTMAKGLVAQVAGPHYPAPMTAVQTIEQGARFARDQALDVERQHFVKLAKSEEAKALVGLFLSDQYIKGIAKKAAKSASKETGRAAVLGAGIMGGGIAYQSALKGVPVLMKDIAQGSLDLGMTEASKLLNKQLERGKIDGFKMAGILASITPSLHYAGIENADVIVEAVVENPKVKAAVLSEVEQQVSAETVITSNTSTIPINLLAKSLKRPENFCGMHFFNPVHRMPLVEIIRGEHTSDETINRVVAYAAKMGKSPIVVNDCPGFFVNRVLFPYFGGFSMLLRDGADFTQVDKVMERKFGWPMGPAYLLDVVGIDTAHHAQAVMAQGFPERMGKEGRDAIDALFEANKYGQKNGSGFYSYSIDKKGKPKKAFSDAILPVLAEVCAEPQAFDEQTIIQRMMIPMINEVVLCLQEGIIATPQEADMALVYGLGFPPFRGGVFRYLDSVGIANFVDMAKQYSDLGAMYHVPQLLIDMASKGDTFYGSQQQGSI, from the coding sequence ATGATTTACCAAGCCGAAACCCTACAGGTAAAGGAATTACACGACGGTATTGCCGAGCTGACTTTCTGCTCGCCAAATTCCGTTAACAAGCTCGACCTCGCCACGCTCGAATCCCTTGATAAAGCGCTGGATGCACTCAGCACCCATGCTGGCCTAAAAGGCCTCATGCTCACCTCTGATAAAGAGGCATTTATCGTCGGTGCTGACATTACCGAATTTTTAGGCCTGTTTGCCAAACCAGAAGAAGAGTTGGATCAGTGGCTGAAATTTGCCAACAGCATCTTTAATAAACTGGAAGATTTGCCTGTACCGACCATTTCCGTTCTCACTGGCCACACGCTTGGCGGTGGTTGCGAGTGTGTACTTGCCACGGATCTACGTATTGGCGATGCCACTACCAGCATCGGTTTACCTGAAACCAAACTCGGCATCATGCCCGGCTTTGGTGGCTGTGTACGTCTGCCTCGCGTGATCGGCGCCGACAGCGCAATGGAAATCATCACACAAGGCAAAGCGTGCCGTGCTGAAGAAGCGCTGAAGATTGGCCTGCTTGATGCGGTGGTGGATAGCGCATCGCTGCGTGAATCGGCGCTCCACACTTTGACGCAAGCAATCAACGAACAGCTGGATTGGAAAACTCGCCGCACACAGAAAACCTCGCCACTGACACTGAGTAAGCTGGAAGCGATGATGAGCTTCACTATGGCGAAAGGTTTGGTTGCTCAAGTCGCAGGGCCTCATTACCCAGCGCCAATGACTGCGGTACAAACTATTGAGCAAGGCGCACGCTTCGCCCGCGACCAAGCACTGGATGTTGAACGCCAACACTTCGTCAAATTGGCAAAATCGGAAGAAGCCAAAGCGTTAGTTGGTTTGTTCCTTAGCGATCAATACATCAAGGGCATCGCGAAAAAAGCCGCCAAGTCCGCCAGCAAAGAGACTGGCCGTGCTGCGGTACTCGGCGCAGGTATCATGGGTGGCGGTATCGCCTATCAATCCGCGCTCAAGGGCGTGCCTGTATTAATGAAAGACATCGCTCAAGGTTCGCTAGACCTCGGCATGACTGAAGCTTCCAAACTGCTCAACAAACAACTTGAGCGTGGCAAGATCGACGGTTTCAAAATGGCCGGCATCTTGGCATCGATTACCCCTAGCCTGCATTATGCGGGTATCGAGAATGCCGATGTGATCGTCGAAGCTGTGGTGGAAAACCCGAAAGTCAAAGCGGCGGTATTAAGCGAAGTGGAACAGCAGGTCAGCGCCGAGACGGTGATCACCTCAAACACTTCGACCATTCCAATCAATCTGCTGGCCAAATCGCTCAAGCGCCCAGAAAACTTCTGTGGTATGCACTTCTTTAACCCAGTGCACCGCATGCCGTTGGTGGAAATTATCCGTGGCGAACACACATCGGACGAAACCATCAACCGCGTAGTCGCTTATGCAGCGAAGATGGGCAAATCACCGATCGTCGTCAACGACTGTCCTGGATTCTTTGTTAACCGCGTACTGTTCCCTTACTTTGGCGGTTTCAGCATGCTGCTGCGCGATGGGGCTGATTTCACCCAAGTGGACAAGGTGATGGAGCGTAAATTTGGCTGGCCAATGGGCCCGGCTTACTTACTAGACGTGGTCGGTATCGATACCGCACATCACGCTCAAGCTGTGATGGCACAAGGTTTCCCTGAGCGTATGGGTAAAGAAGGCCGTGACGCGATTGATGCGCTGTTTGAAGCCAATAAATACGGCCAAAAGAATGGCAGCGGTTTCTACAGTTACAGCATCGACAAAAAAGGCAAGCCAAAGAAAGCCTTCAGCGACGCGATCTTACCTGTGCTGGCTGAGGTATGTGCAGAGCCACAAGCCTTTGACGAGCAAACCATTATTCAACGTATGATGATTCCGATGATCAACGAAGTGGTGCTGTGTCTGCAAGAAGGCATCATCGCGACACCACAAGAAGCGGACATGGCGCTGGTGTATGGCCTCGGTTTCCCTCCATTCCGCGGCGGCGTTTTCCGTTACTTAGATAGCGTGGGTATTGCCAACTTTGTCGACATGGCAAAACAGTACTCAGATCTGGGCGCAATGTACCACGTGCCTCAACTGCTAATCGATATGGCGAGCAAAGGTGACACTTTCTACGGCTCGCAACAGCAAGGTTCTATCTAA
- a CDS encoding TrkH family potassium uptake protein: protein MQFRSIIRIVGLLLALFSVTMLAPALVALLYRDGAGVPFVTTFFVLLFCGALCWFPNRKHKHELKARDGFLIVVLFWTVLGSAGSLPFLIADNPNVSVTDAFFESFSALTTTGATVIVGLDELPKAILFYRQFLQWFGGMGIIVLAVAILPVLGIGGMQLYRAEIPGPVKDSKMTPRIAETAKALWYIYLSLTIACAGAFWLAGMTVFDAICHSFSTIAIGGFSTHDASMGYFDSYAINLITVVFLLISACNFSLHFAAFASGGVHPRYYWKDPEFRAFIFIQVLLFVVCFLLLLSHHSYRSFYDAFDQALFQTVSISTTAGFTTTGFSEWPLFLPVLLLFSSFIGGCAGSTGGGMKVIRILLLTLQGARELKRLVHPRAVYTIKVGGNALPQRVVDAVWGFFSAYALVFVVCMLALIATGMDELSAFSAVAATLNNLGPGLGEVSVHFADVNDRAKWVLVVSMLFGRLEIFTLLILLTPTFWRS from the coding sequence ATGCAATTTCGTTCCATTATCCGTATCGTCGGGCTGCTGCTCGCCCTGTTTAGTGTCACCATGTTAGCGCCAGCGCTGGTCGCGTTGCTGTATCGAGATGGTGCAGGTGTCCCTTTTGTTACGACGTTCTTTGTGCTGCTATTTTGCGGCGCGCTGTGCTGGTTTCCCAACCGCAAGCATAAACATGAGCTCAAAGCGCGAGACGGTTTCCTTATTGTGGTCCTCTTCTGGACGGTTTTGGGTAGCGCCGGCTCATTGCCGTTTTTGATTGCTGACAACCCAAACGTGTCAGTGACCGATGCGTTTTTTGAATCCTTTTCAGCGTTGACGACCACAGGAGCAACGGTGATTGTCGGGCTTGATGAATTACCCAAAGCGATCTTGTTCTATCGGCAGTTTCTACAATGGTTTGGTGGTATGGGGATCATCGTATTAGCGGTTGCTATTCTTCCTGTACTCGGCATCGGCGGTATGCAGCTTTATCGGGCCGAAATTCCCGGTCCGGTAAAAGACAGCAAAATGACTCCCCGCATTGCCGAAACGGCCAAAGCGCTATGGTACATTTACCTTAGCCTCACCATTGCATGCGCTGGCGCCTTTTGGTTAGCGGGCATGACGGTGTTTGATGCTATCTGCCATAGTTTTTCAACTATCGCTATCGGTGGATTCTCAACCCATGACGCGAGTATGGGATATTTTGACAGTTATGCGATAAACCTGATTACCGTGGTTTTTCTGCTGATCTCGGCTTGTAATTTCTCGCTGCACTTTGCGGCATTCGCCTCAGGCGGGGTACATCCGAGATACTACTGGAAAGATCCTGAGTTCCGCGCCTTCATCTTTATTCAGGTGCTGCTGTTTGTGGTGTGCTTTTTATTGCTGCTTAGCCACCACTCTTACCGTTCATTTTATGATGCGTTTGACCAAGCGCTGTTTCAGACCGTATCGATATCCACCACGGCAGGATTTACCACCACCGGATTTTCTGAATGGCCGCTGTTTCTGCCTGTCCTATTACTGTTCTCTTCATTTATTGGCGGCTGTGCGGGGTCAACTGGCGGCGGAATGAAAGTGATCCGCATTTTGCTGTTAACCCTACAAGGTGCGCGTGAGTTGAAGCGTCTCGTTCACCCTCGTGCGGTGTACACCATCAAAGTGGGTGGCAATGCGCTACCACAACGTGTGGTTGATGCGGTGTGGGGATTTTTCTCCGCCTATGCACTGGTCTTTGTCGTTTGTATGCTGGCGCTCATCGCTACGGGGATGGACGAACTCAGTGCATTTTCTGCGGTAGCCGCCACGCTCAACAACCTTGGCCCGGGGCTCGGGGAAGTCTCAGTGCACTTTGCTGATGTTAATGATAGAGCCAAATGGGTACTGGTAGTGTCGATGCTGTTTGGTCGATTAGAAATCTTCACGCTATTAATACTGTTAACACCGACTTTTTGGCGTAGTTAG
- the fadA gene encoding acetyl-CoA C-acyltransferase FadA — MKNVVIVDCLRTPMGRSKGGAFRHTRAEDLSAHLMKGILARNPQVDPKEIEDIYWGCVQQTLEQGFNVARNAALLAGLPIEIGAVTVNRLCGSSMQALHDGARAIMTGDAEICLIGGVEHMGHVPMTHGVDFHPGMSKNVAKAAGMMGLTAEMLGKLHGISREQQDEFAARSHARAQAATLEGRFKNEILPTEGHAADGTLFTLDYDEVIRPETTVEGLSQLRPVFDPANGTVTAGTSSALSDGASAMLIMSEEKANQLGLKIRARIKGMAIAGCDPSIMGYGPVPATQKALKRAGLSIEDMDVIELNEAFAAQSLPCAKDLGLLDVMDEKVNLNGGAIALGHPLGCSGARISTTLINLMEDKGAKYGLATMCIGLGQGIATVFERP; from the coding sequence ATGAAAAACGTCGTAATTGTTGATTGTCTTCGTACCCCAATGGGTCGCTCGAAAGGTGGTGCTTTTCGTCATACGCGCGCAGAAGATCTCTCTGCTCATTTGATGAAAGGTATCCTAGCGCGCAACCCACAAGTTGACCCGAAAGAGATTGAAGATATTTACTGGGGCTGTGTGCAACAAACCCTAGAACAAGGTTTTAACGTCGCACGTAACGCCGCGCTATTAGCAGGTTTGCCGATTGAAATTGGCGCAGTCACGGTGAACCGCCTGTGTGGCTCTTCGATGCAAGCGCTGCACGATGGTGCACGTGCCATCATGACGGGAGATGCCGAGATCTGCCTGATTGGCGGTGTGGAACATATGGGCCATGTGCCCATGACACATGGTGTCGACTTCCACCCAGGCATGTCAAAAAACGTGGCGAAAGCCGCTGGCATGATGGGTTTAACCGCTGAGATGCTGGGTAAGCTGCATGGCATTAGCCGCGAACAGCAAGACGAGTTTGCCGCGCGCTCTCACGCCCGTGCCCAAGCCGCAACGTTAGAAGGTCGTTTTAAAAACGAAATCCTGCCAACCGAAGGTCACGCGGCGGACGGCACGCTGTTCACTTTGGATTATGACGAAGTGATTCGTCCAGAGACTACCGTCGAGGGGCTATCACAACTTCGTCCGGTGTTTGATCCTGCCAACGGCACTGTGACTGCGGGAACCTCTTCTGCGCTCTCTGATGGCGCTTCAGCGATGCTGATCATGAGCGAAGAAAAAGCCAACCAGCTTGGCCTCAAGATCCGTGCGCGCATCAAAGGCATGGCCATTGCGGGTTGCGATCCATCCATCATGGGTTATGGCCCGGTGCCAGCGACCCAAAAAGCACTAAAACGTGCTGGCTTGTCGATTGAAGATATGGATGTGATTGAGCTCAACGAAGCGTTCGCTGCTCAGTCACTGCCTTGCGCCAAAGATCTCGGTCTGCTTGACGTGATGGATGAAAAAGTCAACCTCAACGGCGGTGCGATTGCACTTGGTCACCCGCTGGGTTGTTCTGGCGCGCGTATCTCGACCACGCTGATTAACCTGATGGAAGACAAAGGGGCGAAATATGGTTTAGCGACCATGTGTATCGGCCTTGGCCAAGGGATTGCGACGGTCTTTGAGCGTCCGTAG
- a CDS encoding YigZ family protein has protein sequence MNEQPYLIPAAPVRFEEEIKKSLFITYLTHAPNVEAAKAFVEQIKQQHADARHNCWAFAAGRAEDSMLWGFSDDGEPSGTAGKPILAQLSGSGVGEICAVVTRYYGGIRLGTGGLVKAYGGGVQQALKQLQTIEKKITTKLRLELDYAFMPIAQSLLQQFAAVEVQAQYSEQVVLVVELEVRHVRDFTQMVINKSGARAVVTPLNGK, from the coding sequence ATGAACGAGCAACCCTATTTGATCCCTGCTGCACCAGTGCGTTTTGAAGAAGAAATCAAAAAGAGCCTCTTTATTACCTATTTGACGCATGCGCCGAATGTTGAAGCCGCCAAGGCGTTCGTCGAGCAGATCAAGCAGCAACATGCCGATGCTCGTCACAATTGCTGGGCGTTTGCCGCAGGTCGGGCGGAAGACTCGATGTTGTGGGGATTTAGTGATGATGGTGAGCCTTCGGGAACGGCAGGAAAACCGATATTGGCTCAGCTATCAGGCTCTGGCGTGGGAGAGATCTGCGCTGTGGTGACACGCTACTATGGCGGGATTCGTCTTGGAACCGGAGGGTTAGTCAAAGCGTATGGAGGTGGCGTGCAACAAGCACTCAAGCAGCTTCAAACTATTGAGAAAAAAATAACCACAAAACTCAGACTAGAGTTAGACTACGCCTTCATGCCAATCGCACAATCTCTCCTGCAGCAGTTTGCGGCAGTGGAAGTGCAAGCGCAGTACAGCGAACAGGTCGTGCTTGTCGTTGAGCTTGAAGTGAGACACGTGCGTGACTTTACTCAAATGGTCATTAATAAAAGCGGCGCGAGAGCCGTGGTCACGCCGTTAAACGGGAAGTAA
- a CDS encoding MDR family oxidoreductase produces the protein MFNALVLNQEEQRTLATIEQIDESQLPSGDVLIAVDYSSLNYKDGLAITGKGKIIRNFPMVPGIDLAGTVIESQNERYQAGDKVVLTGWGVGENHWGGMAQRARLQADWLVPLPQGLDSKKAMMIGTAGLTAMLCVQALLDGGVKPDAGEVLVTGASGGVGSVAVTLLTQLGYQVAAVTGRVEQNGPLLEKLGANRIFDRAEFEQPARPLEKQVWAGAIDTVGSKVLAKVLAQMDYNGVVAACGLAGGFDLPTTVMPFILRNVRLQGVDSVMCPTDKRIAAWEKLVALLPESYFEQACTEVELAQAPSYAEAITNGQVTGRVVIKL, from the coding sequence ATGTTTAACGCTTTAGTCCTCAATCAAGAAGAGCAACGCACGCTGGCTACGATTGAACAAATCGATGAGTCGCAACTGCCATCAGGTGACGTACTGATTGCGGTGGATTACTCTTCGCTCAACTACAAAGACGGCCTAGCCATCACCGGCAAAGGCAAAATTATCCGCAATTTTCCGATGGTGCCGGGGATCGATCTGGCAGGCACTGTCATCGAATCACAAAACGAGCGTTACCAAGCGGGTGATAAAGTTGTCCTAACGGGTTGGGGTGTGGGCGAAAACCATTGGGGCGGGATGGCGCAACGCGCTCGTCTGCAAGCCGATTGGCTGGTGCCTTTACCACAAGGCCTCGATAGCAAAAAAGCGATGATGATTGGCACCGCCGGGTTAACGGCGATGCTGTGTGTACAGGCCCTACTCGACGGCGGCGTCAAACCTGACGCTGGCGAAGTGCTGGTTACCGGTGCCAGCGGCGGTGTCGGCTCGGTGGCCGTCACCCTGCTGACTCAACTCGGCTACCAAGTGGCCGCGGTCACTGGTCGCGTTGAGCAAAACGGCCCACTGCTGGAAAAACTTGGCGCAAACCGTATTTTCGACCGAGCTGAATTTGAACAACCTGCCCGCCCACTGGAAAAGCAAGTCTGGGCAGGTGCGATTGACACTGTCGGCAGCAAAGTGCTGGCGAAAGTGTTGGCGCAAATGGATTACAACGGCGTGGTAGCCGCGTGTGGTCTGGCTGGCGGTTTTGATCTACCCACCACAGTGATGCCATTTATCCTACGTAATGTGCGTCTGCAAGGCGTTGACTCAGTGATGTGCCCAACCGACAAACGCATCGCGGCATGGGAAAAACTGGTGGCGTTACTGCCAGAGAGTTACTTTGAGCAAGCCTGTACCGAAGTCGAGCTCGCTCAAGCCCCTAGCTACGCTGAAGCGATCACCAATGGCCAAGTCACGGGCCGCGTGGTGATCAAACTGTAA
- the hemG gene encoding menaquinone-dependent protoporphyrinogen IX dehydrogenase: MKKALFLYSSREGQTQKILLYIEKQLQGYQCDVVNLHDADEIRFAEYDKVLIGASIRYGHLNKKLYQFIERHVESLQQYKAAFFCVNLTARKEDQGKDTPEGSVYIKTFLSKSAWQPTLIGVFAGALYYPRYNWFDRNMIKLIMTLTGGETDTSKEVEYTNWQKVAIFAEKFAQL; encoded by the coding sequence ATGAAAAAAGCGCTATTTCTTTACTCTTCCCGTGAAGGGCAAACTCAAAAAATCCTTCTTTATATAGAGAAGCAGTTGCAAGGTTATCAGTGCGACGTGGTCAATTTACATGACGCGGATGAAATACGCTTTGCAGAGTATGACAAAGTGCTGATCGGTGCGTCGATTCGCTATGGCCATCTGAATAAGAAGCTCTATCAGTTCATCGAACGCCATGTTGAGTCACTACAACAGTACAAAGCCGCTTTCTTCTGCGTCAACTTAACGGCGAGAAAAGAAGATCAAGGGAAAGACACACCAGAAGGGAGTGTGTACATCAAAACCTTTCTCAGCAAGTCAGCATGGCAGCCGACGTTAATTGGTGTTTTTGCTGGGGCGCTTTACTATCCTCGTTACAACTGGTTTGACCGCAACATGATTAAACTCATTATGACGTTAACTGGAGGAGAAACTGACACGAGCAAAGAAGTTGAGTATACCAACTGGCAAAAAGTGGCGATTTTTGCTGAGAAGTTTGCTCAGCTGTAG